A genome region from Natronobeatus ordinarius includes the following:
- a CDS encoding O-acetylhomoserine aminocarboxypropyltransferase/cysteine synthase family protein produces MSDDELEQRFSTRSVHAGQEPDPTTGARAPPIYQTTSYVFEDTDHAANLFGLKEFGNIYSRIMNPTNAMLEERLASLEGGVGALATSSGMAAFDLATFILAEAGDNIVSASALYGGTYTYLTHTVAKRGIETTFVDTLDYDAYAEAIDEDTAFVHLETIGNPALVTPDIERIADIAHDHDVPLFVDNTFATPYLCRPIEHGADLVWNSTTKWLTGAGTTVGGILVDGGTFPWDEGDYPELAEPNPAYHGVNFYETFGEQAFAIAARTRGLRDLGNQQSPFDAWNTLQKLESLPVRMEKHCENAQVVAEYLEDHPKVSWVTYPGLESHETHENATKYLDGGYGGMITFGLEGGYDAAETVCNEVELASLLANVGDAKTLIIHPASTTHQQLTEEEKLASGVTDELVRLSVGIEDVDDIVADLDQAIEQA; encoded by the coding sequence ATGAGCGACGACGAACTCGAGCAGCGATTTTCGACGCGAAGCGTCCACGCCGGCCAGGAGCCCGACCCGACGACCGGTGCGCGTGCGCCACCGATCTACCAGACCACCTCCTACGTCTTCGAGGACACCGACCACGCCGCGAACCTGTTCGGGCTGAAGGAGTTCGGCAACATCTACTCGCGGATCATGAACCCGACGAACGCGATGCTCGAAGAGCGCCTCGCGAGCCTCGAGGGCGGCGTCGGCGCGCTCGCCACCTCGTCTGGAATGGCGGCGTTCGACCTCGCGACGTTCATCCTCGCCGAGGCCGGGGACAACATCGTCTCGGCGTCGGCGCTGTACGGCGGGACCTACACCTACCTCACCCACACCGTCGCGAAGCGGGGTATCGAGACGACGTTCGTCGACACCCTCGACTACGACGCCTACGCGGAGGCGATCGACGAGGACACCGCGTTCGTCCACTTAGAGACGATCGGCAACCCCGCGCTCGTCACCCCGGACATCGAGCGAATCGCCGACATCGCCCACGACCACGACGTCCCGCTGTTCGTCGACAACACGTTCGCGACGCCGTACCTCTGCCGGCCGATCGAACACGGCGCGGACCTGGTGTGGAACTCGACGACGAAGTGGCTCACCGGCGCGGGCACGACGGTCGGCGGCATCCTCGTCGACGGCGGCACCTTCCCGTGGGACGAAGGCGACTACCCCGAACTCGCCGAACCGAACCCGGCCTACCACGGCGTCAACTTCTACGAGACGTTCGGCGAGCAGGCCTTCGCCATCGCCGCCCGTACCCGCGGGCTGCGCGACCTGGGCAACCAGCAGTCGCCGTTCGACGCCTGGAACACGCTCCAGAAACTCGAGTCGCTCCCCGTTCGCATGGAAAAACACTGTGAGAACGCCCAGGTCGTCGCGGAGTACCTCGAGGATCACCCGAAAGTGTCCTGGGTCACCTACCCCGGCCTCGAGAGCCACGAGACCCACGAGAACGCGACGAAGTACCTCGATGGGGGCTACGGCGGCATGATCACGTTCGGCCTCGAGGGCGGCTACGACGCCGCCGAGACGGTCTGTAACGAAGTCGAGCTCGCGAGCCTGCTCGCGAACGTCGGCGACGCGAAGACGCTGATCATCCACCCCGCGAGCACGACCCACCAGCAGCTCACCGAGGAGGAGAAGCTCGCAAGCGGCGTGACGGACGAGCTCGTGCGCCTCTCGGTCGGCATCGAGGACGTCGACGACATCGTCGCCGACCTGGATCAGGCGATCGAACAGGCCTGA
- a CDS encoding universal stress protein, producing the protein MTQTILVPTEGSPLSTKALETALADYPDAEVVVLHVADPIGSGLGLIDVMRPTFHDGSPPGSVSPEYWREWHEKAETKAKAVFEEAREKAAERDRTVETVLEFGDPEDVIVEYAETHDVDRIVMGSNCRTGTNRFLLGSVAETVVKRAPTPVMIVR; encoded by the coding sequence ATGACGCAGACGATACTCGTCCCGACGGAGGGATCGCCACTCTCGACGAAGGCGCTCGAGACGGCGCTGGCCGACTATCCGGACGCCGAGGTCGTCGTCCTGCACGTCGCAGATCCGATCGGGTCAGGTCTCGGCCTCATCGACGTCATGCGGCCGACCTTCCACGACGGCTCGCCGCCGGGGTCGGTCTCGCCGGAATACTGGCGCGAGTGGCACGAGAAGGCGGAAACGAAGGCGAAAGCGGTCTTCGAGGAGGCCCGCGAGAAGGCCGCCGAACGCGACCGGACCGTCGAGACCGTCCTCGAGTTCGGCGACCCCGAGGACGTCATCGTCGAGTACGCCGAGACACACGACGTCGATCGGATCGTGATGGGAAGCAACTGCCGAACCGGGACGAACCGGTTCCTGCTGGGGAGCGTCGCCGAGACTGTCGTCAAGCGAGCGCCGACGCCAGTGATGATCGTCAGGTGA
- a CDS encoding helix-turn-helix domain-containing protein has product MSMYEVSFKLRHECPYRELSERFPGVSIREWYLQDCQVLELTAPDAEDDLLEEIDALGTVLHTSVDGPGLHVIVRSCACSLEESIVRTFERHNCVHLPPTVYRNGWEHYTVIGFDEGDVTALLADLDESREIDVLAKTSIDQRQVPHSSLLSVDRLFDGLTGRQLEALRIALDAGYYDQPRGASVAELAEETTVARATFEEHLRKAENKLVTNAGQFVRLLTEAQRDVLRAETREVTPADD; this is encoded by the coding sequence ATGAGCATGTACGAAGTCTCCTTCAAACTCCGCCACGAGTGCCCGTACCGGGAGCTCTCCGAGCGGTTTCCCGGCGTGTCGATCCGGGAGTGGTACCTGCAGGACTGCCAGGTCCTCGAGCTCACCGCCCCGGACGCCGAGGACGACCTGCTCGAGGAGATCGACGCACTCGGGACGGTGCTTCACACCTCGGTCGACGGTCCGGGCCTGCACGTGATCGTCCGGTCGTGTGCGTGCTCGCTCGAGGAGTCGATCGTCCGGACGTTCGAACGCCACAACTGCGTGCACCTCCCGCCGACGGTCTACCGCAACGGCTGGGAGCACTACACCGTCATCGGCTTCGACGAGGGCGACGTCACCGCCCTGCTGGCCGACCTCGACGAGAGCCGCGAGATTGACGTCCTCGCCAAGACCTCGATCGACCAGCGCCAGGTTCCCCACAGCTCGCTGCTTTCGGTCGATCGGCTCTTCGACGGCCTCACCGGCCGTCAGCTCGAGGCGCTGCGGATCGCGCTGGACGCGGGCTACTACGACCAGCCCCGCGGCGCGTCGGTCGCCGAACTCGCCGAGGAGACGACCGTCGCCCGGGCGACCTTCGAGGAACACCTGCGGAAAGCAGAGAACAAGCTCGTCACGAACGCCGGCCAGTTCGTTCGGTTGTTGACCGAAGCCCAGCGTGACGTACTCCGGGCCGAGACTCGAGAAGTCACGCCAGCTGATGACTGA
- a CDS encoding MFS transporter, with protein sequence MSGEYAQGIRRNWRQFALQVATVFAVGLTMGSQRNVVPIMGEETFGVESLLVIGSFVVSFGIVKAVLNLYSGKWADAYGRKPILIAGWIAAIPIPFILIYAPSWSWIAVGNVLLGVNQGVAWSMSMISKIELAGPDQRGLAAGIDEAFGYTGVAAGAWLTGVIAAQYSLRPEPFYFLAAVIVVALLLAVVLIQETLPYAKAEAAGIEDTDDAAEADGGEVREVDLSFTEIVKRATYKDRTLFTAAQAGHVENFVDTLVWIAFPIFLVSQGLGVAQVGVVVGAHSAAYFLQIYTGQLSDRIGRKPPIVAGFFLAGAGVLGMVLVEGYSLWILFSALSGVGMALHYPNLIAVASDAAHPLWRSTGLGVYRLWRDLGYAVGAILIGLTVDALTIEAAFYGTAIAMFLSGGLVVFWMEETHPEFGTHEPPAVELETTDEVATED encoded by the coding sequence ATGAGCGGCGAGTACGCACAGGGCATCCGCCGGAACTGGCGGCAGTTCGCCCTCCAGGTAGCCACGGTCTTCGCCGTCGGGCTCACGATGGGTTCTCAGCGCAACGTGGTGCCCATCATGGGCGAGGAGACCTTCGGCGTCGAGTCGCTGCTGGTCATCGGCTCGTTCGTCGTGAGCTTCGGGATCGTGAAGGCCGTCCTCAACCTCTACTCGGGGAAGTGGGCCGACGCCTACGGCCGCAAGCCGATCCTGATCGCAGGCTGGATCGCCGCGATCCCAATCCCGTTCATCCTGATCTACGCGCCGAGCTGGAGCTGGATCGCGGTCGGGAACGTCCTGCTGGGGGTCAACCAGGGCGTCGCCTGGAGCATGAGCATGATCTCGAAGATCGAGCTCGCCGGCCCCGACCAGCGCGGGCTCGCCGCCGGGATCGACGAGGCCTTTGGCTACACCGGCGTCGCCGCGGGCGCGTGGCTCACGGGCGTGATCGCCGCCCAGTACAGCCTCCGACCGGAGCCGTTCTACTTCCTCGCGGCGGTGATCGTCGTCGCGCTCCTGCTCGCGGTCGTCCTCATCCAGGAGACCCTCCCCTACGCGAAAGCGGAGGCCGCAGGGATCGAGGACACTGATGACGCGGCCGAAGCCGACGGCGGCGAAGTTCGAGAGGTCGACCTCTCCTTTACCGAGATCGTCAAGCGAGCGACGTACAAGGATCGGACGCTCTTTACGGCCGCCCAGGCGGGTCACGTCGAGAACTTCGTCGACACGCTCGTCTGGATCGCCTTCCCCATCTTCCTCGTCTCACAGGGCCTCGGCGTCGCCCAGGTCGGGGTCGTCGTCGGGGCTCACAGCGCGGCGTACTTCCTGCAGATCTACACCGGGCAGCTGAGCGACCGGATCGGCCGCAAGCCGCCGATCGTCGCCGGCTTCTTTCTCGCCGGCGCGGGCGTCCTCGGGATGGTGCTGGTCGAGGGCTACTCCCTCTGGATCCTCTTCTCGGCGCTCTCGGGCGTCGGCATGGCGCTTCACTATCCCAACCTGATCGCCGTCGCCAGCGACGCCGCCCACCCGCTGTGGCGCTCGACCGGCCTCGGTGTCTACCGCCTCTGGCGCGACCTCGGCTACGCCGTCGGCGCCATCCTCATCGGGCTGACCGTCGACGCACTCACCATCGAGGCCGCCTTCTACGGCACTGCCATCGCGATGTTCCTCTCGGGCGGGCTCGTGGTGTTCTGGATGGAAGAGACCCACCCCGAGTTCGGCACGCACGAGCCGCCGGCGGTCGAACTCGAGACGACTGACGAGGTCGCCACCGAGGACTGA